In Fusarium falciforme chromosome 13, complete sequence, the genomic stretch AAATGCTTCTGGACCAGCTTCAGGAGACATTTGGCGCCGACACATCTGCCGATCATGAGCTAAATCTTAGCATATTGATCACAAGCCGGCCGTATCCCGAGATCCGCGAATCCCTCAGCACCTTCTCGAACGTGGACTTGTCGTCTTTCAAAGAATCGAAACGAGATATCGACAAGTTTATCGATGAGAGGGTAGCGGTTATGAAAGACAAGAGGAAATACACTAGCAAAGTTGCAGATCAAATCATCCAGATCCTTCGGGAAAAATCAGAAAACACATTTCTATGGGTAGGTTTAGCCTGCGAAGAACTAGCATCGAAAGGTGTTGCTTCCAAAGACGCTGTCAAACGCCTCCAATCGATGCCCCGGGGGCTCCATTCGCTCTATAAGAAGCTCCTAGATACAGCTCTTGAGTCAGGCGGTAACGATGGGGTCATGATTCAACATCTCTTGAGTTTCATCGTGGTTGCTTTACGTCCCCTGAGTGTACTAGAGCTCGCCACAGCTTGTGAACTCTAtcaagacgaggatgaagaggagcgGATGCAATTCACGATGGAGCAGATCGAGTCCTGTCGCTTAATGGTGCTGGTTCAAGACGGCAAAGTGCTCTTGCTACACCAATCCGTCAAGGACTTTCTGATGAAACCCTTGGGCTCTGATGGTCATCCTTTAATCCATGAACTCGAAGTCCATGCCAGCTTTGCCGCTCGATGTGTCGATTATCTCATGAGGCACGTCCCTCACGCCCCTCTACCCAGTGAGCCGCAAGGTGTAATGGACGAATTTTCATCCTACGCGGCGGACTTTTGGCCTGATCACGCGCGTATGGCCAAGTCAAAGTTTAGAATCAAGGATACTCAGGCTGAATTCTTCGCCGTCGACTCTCAAAGCCGGGAGGCTTGGCTGAGATGGTTAAGAGGGCCAAGTCATGACCCCTATCCCTTTCCGGACATTCCCCAGCAATTTTCTGTTTTTCACGTGGCTGCTCGCTGGGGAATAGTTCAAATGGTAGATTATGCCCTTCTCCCCCAAAGCAATCAGGATGTGTTGGCACAAGCAGGTGAATTCATGGACACTGCGTTCGTAAGTTCGGAGGGAGTGACGCCTTTAGAAGAAGCCGCAACATCCGGTTACGTCGAGGTTTCTCGCCGCATGCTTGATCGAGCCATGCCTGAGATGTGTGTATCGGAGAAAGTTGTAAGAGCTGCAGCAAGGAATTCGAGGAACGGTGACGAGGTTATGGAGCTTCTCTTAGTTTTGAGGAGAGACCAGATCACCGTCACTCAGGAAGTTCTCAAAACTGCAGCAGGGAATTGGGGGTGTGGCCACGAGGTAATGGAGCTTCTCCTGAATCGGAAAGGAGGCCAGATTATCATCACGGAGGAAGTTGTCACAGCTGCAGCAGCGAATACTGAGAACGGCCACGAGATGATAGAGCTTCTCTTGGGTCGGAGAGGAGATGAAATCGCCATCACGGAGGAGGTTGTCACAACCGCAGCAGAGAATAGACGGAGCGGGCACAAAGTGATGAAGGTTCTCCTGGATCGGAAGGGGGACCAGATTACCATCACGGAGAAGGTTGTCACAGCTGCAGCAGAGAATGGACGGAGCGGCCACGATGTAATGGAGCTTCTCTTGGATCGGAGAGGAGCTGAAATAACCATCACGGAGGAAGTTGTCACAGCTGCAGCAGCGAATACTGAGAATGGCCACGAGATGATAGAGCTTCTCTTGGATCGGAGAGGAGCTGAAATAACCATCACGGAGGAAGTTCTCATAGCTGCAGTATGGAATTGGGGGAACGGCCACGAGGTGATGGAGCTTCTCTTGGATCGGAGAGGAGATGAAATCACCATTACGGAGGAAGTTATCATAGCCGCAGCAGGGAATTGGAGAAACGGTCATGAGGTGATGAAGGTTCTTCTGGATCGGAAGGGAGACCAGATTACCATCACGAAGGAGGTCATCACAGATGCAGCAGAGAATCGTGAGAACGGTCACGAGATGATAGAGTTCCTCTTGGATCGGAGAGGAGCTGAAATCACCATCACAGAGGAAGCTGTAAGTGAGATAGCAGCTCGCTTTGATTCCTTTATCATGGCCCTTCTCTTGGATCGGAAGGGAGACCAGATCACGATCACGGAGGATGTTGTCATAGCTGCAGCAGGGAATTGGAGAGACGGTcatgagatgatgaaggtTCTCCTGGATCGGAAGGGAGATCAGCTCACGATCACGGAGGATGTTGTCAGAGCGATAGCAGCTTCTTTTGATTCCCATAATATGGCGTTTTGCTGTCACGGAAGACGTCATCACGCCTATAGCAGGGAATAATCAGAGCAGTAGACATTATGAAGCCTTTTCTAGGTCTACAGTGGGTCTCAAAAAGTAACGACACATTTTCCGGTACCCCGCTTTCCCTTATACCTTCACCAAaatcatcaccaacttcaATTGTTCACCACGCAGCCAAATCAAGTCAGAATGGCCCCAAAAAgacatccttctcctcataCGAGAACGAGGATtgtttagagatataattcgGGTGTGTCGGCCAGCCAGATCGCGCGGGAAGAGGGCATCTCTCGGCATGCCATTTTCGGTATCGTACGAAGATATCGCGACCAAGAGAGTGCCGTGGACCAACCCAAGTCCGGCCGGCCACGCATCATTGGAGACCGGGAAAGGAGGCGAATTTTAAGAGTCATTGCCCAAGATCCTCATATTCAGATACGTGAATTAATTGAGGAAGCTGGATTGAGCTGCTGTAGGGCTACCCTAATCTCATACCTACGGAAAGAAGGAATTATGCATTATAAGTCTCTCCTTCGGCCCTTCCTTAGTGAGGATAACGCAAGAAAGCGTCTACGCTTCACACGCCGCTATGTGCATATGGCTGAGGACTTTTGGGAGTCTTGGGCCTTTTCTGATGAAGTTATCGTTGCTCGAGGAGAGGGCCAGAGGCGTACGTGGGTCTTCTGTAAACCGGTATATCTTGTTTTTGCCATTGCGAACTTTCTAACTATTTCTAGTATGAGAGGCTATTCAAAAAGAACGTTCAGACTCGCGTACTACCAACAAGGCACTCGCAGATGTTCTTTAGCGCCTTCAACTATCGCAGGCGGCTTCCAATGATCCCCCTTGCCGGCGATCCAAAAAGTCCTCGCGGGGGGGTTACGGCACAAATTATTCTTAACTGCTTACAGCGATACCTTCCCCGAATCGTGACAAGAAACAATTACTTCCAGCACGATAATGCAAGCACCTTTACGGCTTATATCGTACGAGACTGGCTATACGAATGGTGTGAGAATCGAAGGGCCACCGTGGTAGACTGGCCTCTTTGCAGCCCTGATCTCAACCCCATAGAAAACCTATGGTCAATCCTTAAAAAGGGGATTTGCAAGCGATATCCAGAGCTCACATACATGCCAAAGACCGACCAAGCAAAGCAGGCTCTTATTAAAGCCGCGAAAGAGCTGTGGCTTGAGATTGAGCCCGAAGTCATTAATAACCTGGCCTACTCAATGAAGCGAAGAATGCAGGCTGTCATACGAGCCCGTGGCTGGTATACTAAGTATTAGATACACCTAAAGATACAGCTTTCAATTCTCTACAGATTGGTATATAATACGATGCAATTGACCCTTCTTTGGCTGCGCAATACGTGATTAAAAATGAGGCCTCATTTGGTGGTATTGATACCCCGGGTGGACCCGGAATGTGTCGTTGCGTAGCGTGTCGAGCCCGACATGAAGCCGTACACTACGTTCCGCAGCGAGAAACCGGCCGCACCGAAGCGGTAGAGAGTGTTAAACCGCGATAGGCGCAGCTCACTATAGCTGTAGCGACTGTCCACTTGGCATAGCGTAGATGTATCGATGTGACTAGTGAAATCCATCATGAACGCAGTCCAGGCGTTCTAGTCGATGTTGGCAGGTAGTAGACCCGCCTCGCCCGCGATGCGCAGGTCGCTCTTGTAGCAGACTAGCCAGGCATAGGACAGAAGTAGGCCGCAGCCGCTCTTATGAAGCGCTTCGTCAGCGCATAGCTCTTATTCCTAGAACTCGTAGTTAAGAAGGTATTTAGGATGGGTTTGATGAAGATGTATGTCTCGTGCCATACGAGATGCTCGTTAGTGGACTCAGTGA encodes the following:
- a CDS encoding Ankyrin-1, with translation MALRNRPPLEVVYEREDNDVQVDIIAVHGLGANVDWSWTWKDKADPDRLVKWLEDPDMLPAVVPKSRIMLYNYDSRWHADAPRTRLQLCGEDFARAVHTFRRGAAGRPIVFVGHSLGGNVIQQGLLYANSEDDFKDVATSAVGIVFLGSPLSGTKLQFLPHILAAVMSPAGSHAGIIKELAYGDPSLRDKLHSFCRMLNTLSIPTSCFFELYESDYGQRKFVGGVVKGMVVEETSACIPGLSRIPLQADHFKMNKFSGPNDRSFLNVSEEIRKMCADARHVIQRRLHPHPIITDRNDLLTRNPETKDCLRALFLTDPFEDMKATKRKKGGRATGTCDWILGTEPLTIWLSGKCAPSPQSVSTNVLWLHGNPGTGKTTMSMFLAEELSRIFSATTQKTLAYFFCDSSYDTRKTATAVVRGLLLQLLQQHPSLLGHVLPKFEERGAKVFDSFDALWAMLINAGADKATGHKYCIIDALDECEPGSQEMLLDQLQETFGADTSADHELNLSILITSRPYPEIRESLSTFSNVDLSSFKESKRDIDKFIDERVAVMKDKRKYTSKVADQIIQILREKSENTFLWVGLACEELASKGVASKDAVKRLQSMPRGLHSLYKKLLDTALESGGNDGVMIQHLLSFIVVALRPLSVLELATACELYQDEDEEERMQFTMEQIESCRLMVLVQDGKVLLLHQSVKDFLMKPLGSDGHPLIHELEVHASFAARCVDYLMRHVPHAPLPSEPQGVMDEFSSYAADFWPDHARMAKSKFRIKDTQAEFFAVDSQSREAWLRWLRGPSHDPYPFPDIPQQFSVFHVAARWGIVQMVDYALLPQSNQDVLAQAGEFMDTAFVSSEGVTPLEEAATSGYVEVSRRMLDRAMPEMCVSEKVVRAAARNSRNGDEVMELLLVLRRDQITVTQEVLKTAAGNWGCGHEVMELLLNRKGGQIIITEEVVTAAAANTENGHEMIELLLGRRGDEIAITEEVVTTAAENRRSGHKVMKVLLDRKGDQITITEKVVTAAAENGRSGHDVMELLLDRRGAEITITEEVVTAAAANTENGHEMIELLLDRRGAEITITEEVLIAAVWNWGNGHEVMELLLDRRGDEITITEEVIIAAAGNWRNGHEVMKVLLDRKGDQITITKEVITDAAENRENGHEMIEFLLDRRGAEITITEEAVSEIAARFDSFIMALLLDRKGDQITITEDVVIAAAGNWRDGHEMMKVLLDRKGDQLTITEDVVRAIAASFDSHNMAFCCHGRRHHAYSRE